DNA sequence from the Candidatus Binatia bacterium genome:
GCGCACCGAGGGTCACACCCTGGTAGATCTTGACGCCGTCGCCGATGACCGTGGTCGAACCGATGACGACGCCGGTGCCGTGGTCGATGAAGAAGCTGCGGCCGATCTTCGCGCCCGGATGGATGTCGATGCCGGTCTGCGTGTGCGCGTATTCGGAGATGATGCGCGGGATGAGCGGCGTCTGCCGCACGAAGAACTCGCGCGCCACGCGGTAGCAGGTGATCGCTTCGATGGCCGGATAGCTGAAGACGATCTCCTCGAGGCTTTCGGCCGCCGGGTCGCCGTCGTAAGCCGCCTGCAGATCTTCGTGAAGCTCGGCGCGGACACGCGGGATCGCCGCCAGCACTTCGAGCACGACGCGCTCGCTCCAGCGCACGTCCTCGTCCTCCGGCGAGCCGCCGCGGCGACGCCGGTAGACGACCGCACGCGAGATCTGCTCGACGAGGATTTCGTAGGATTCGTAGACCTGCTCGGCGATGTAGTGCGCGAGGTTCTGCTCGTTCAGGTCGCGCGTGGTGTAGAAACCCATGTAGATCACGTGCTTCAGGTGCTCGACGGCGTCGACGACCTTGCGCTGGTTGGGCAGCGCCGCGCTCTCGAGGCTGTCGATGCCGCGACCGCCGCGGTAGCTGTCGGCGACGGACTGCACGATGCGCTCGAGCTCGGCGTGACCGTTGGTGCGGATCTTGTCCATCGCTGTTCCTGCGCTGTTCCTGTTGCATCGAGGCGCAAGGCGCCTCGTCTCGTCTCATTCTGTCGCGAAATCGCTGCGGCCCGTGCGGCGCGTCGGGCGCCGATGCAGTCCGGTAGTATAGGAAGATCCCTGCCCGTTCGATAGCGCAATCTGCCGCCGGTGGGTGGGGGCGCGGGGAGGATCCAGAGGCCGCAGGAACAACGTTTTTCGGCGCTTGCCGGCTCCCCCGTAACCCCGATCACTCGTCGGGGCAGCCCGGGCGACGACCGCGGCTGTTCAGCTCTTTGCGAGCGAGGACATCAGCGATCCGCAGACCACGAGGGCCGCTCCGATGATGCCGGTCACGGTCACCGCTTCGGGCGCGAACAGCGACGGCGCAAGCAGCGACGCCGCATGAACCGCCGCCAGGGTGCCGAGCGGCACCGACGCCAGCAGGGCGCTCAGGCGGCTCGCCTCGACGTGCGCCAGCGCTTCGGAGAAGCTCGCGTACGACAACACCATGTTGGCGCAGCAGAACACCAGGGCGGCAGACTGGACGCCGTTCATCGAAAACAGCAGTCGCGGAGTGGCAAGAGGCAGGAAGAGGAGAGCACCGGCAGCGTAGAGCAGCACCATGATCTGCGGCGCACCGAGACGCTGGAGAAGCTGCTTCTGCGCAAGCCCGTACGCGGCCCAGGTGACCGCCCCGGCGACGATGAATGCAAGTCCTGCATAGTAGCGGTCGAGGCCGGCCGTCATGCTGGCGATCTGCTCGCGCGAAAACAGCGCCATCCCCGCGACGAGAACGCCGAGCCCGGTCCACTGCGTGGCCGAGAAGCTCTCGCCGAACACGAACAGTCCGCCGAGCGTGAACAGCATCGGCGCGATCTGGATGACGACCTGCGCGGTTCCCGCGTTCGTGTAGTGCAGGCCCAGCGAATAAAAACCGTAGTTTCCCGCAAGCCCGAACGCCGCGACGGCGAGCAGCCACCAGTCGTGGCGCATCAACTTTCCGACGGGAGGCATGCTGCCGCGCGAGCGCAGCACGCTGGTGAGCACGACGGTCGCGACGACGAAACGGACCCACGTCAGCGTCATCGCATCGAGCGCCGTCAGCGCGATCTTGAGTCCGATGGGCAGGATGGACCACAGCGACACGGTGGTCGCCGCGAGGGCGAGGCCGTAGCCGGTGCGCCCCGAAGGCCGGTGCAAGGTGCGCGCCTCGCGGACGGCCTGGCCGGCGGCGCGGCCGTTCGTGGTCATTCGCCGAGCGGGTCGCGCCGCGCCAGGGCTGCGAGCGCCTCTGCTTCGATCCGGTAGGGAGTCCATCCCGTGACGGGCGCTGCTCCGAGAGAGCGGTAGAAACGGATCGCCCTTTCGTTCCAGTCGAGCACCGACCATTCGAGGCGGCCGCAGCCGCGCTCGACGGTGATTGCCGCGAGCGCGGTGAGCAGCGAACGGCCGACCCCGGAGCCGCGCTCTTTTTCGAGCACGAACAGGTCTTCGAGAAACAGCCCCGGCCTGGTCAGGAAGGTGCTGTACGTCGTGAAGAACAGTGCATAGCCGCCTGGCCGCCCGTCCTTCTCGGCCACCAGCAGCTCGCAGCTCGGCGATGCGCCGAACAGATGCTCCTCGAGAGCGCGCGCGCTGCCGGTGAACTGGTGTTCCAGCTTCTCGAACACGGCCAGGGCGTGGATGCAGTCGAATACGAAAGCGACGTCGTCCCTGCGACCGGCCCTTACCGCGATCATCGGGCCGGCGCGGCAGGCAACGCAGGCTCGGGCGCCGTCTGGACTGCGCCTGCCGGAATCGGCTGGGCGTCGGCAACGACGCGGAAGCGCAGGCCGTCGTAGCCGTCGGGCTCCACTGCGATGCGCAGCTTGCCGACCTCGATCGTCGG
Encoded proteins:
- the epsC gene encoding serine O-acetyltransferase EpsC, which encodes MDKIRTNGHAELERIVQSVADSYRGGRGIDSLESAALPNQRKVVDAVEHLKHVIYMGFYTTRDLNEQNLAHYIAEQVYESYEILVEQISRAVVYRRRRGGSPEDEDVRWSERVVLEVLAAIPRVRAELHEDLQAAYDGDPAAESLEEIVFSYPAIEAITCYRVAREFFVRQTPLIPRIISEYAHTQTGIDIHPGAKIGRSFFIDHGTGVVIGSTTVIGDGVKIYQGVTLGALSIPRDQCGELIRGSKRHPTIEDDVTIYAGATILGGQTVVGRGSVIGGNVWLTESVPPDSRVTYSPPACSSEPTQTITARPTRRAVRG
- a CDS encoding DMT family transporter, whose product is MTTNGRAAGQAVREARTLHRPSGRTGYGLALAATTVSLWSILPIGLKIALTALDAMTLTWVRFVVATVVLTSVLRSRGSMPPVGKLMRHDWWLLAVAAFGLAGNYGFYSLGLHYTNAGTAQVVIQIAPMLFTLGGLFVFGESFSATQWTGLGVLVAGMALFSREQIASMTAGLDRYYAGLAFIVAGAVTWAAYGLAQKQLLQRLGAPQIMVLLYAAGALLFLPLATPRLLFSMNGVQSAALVFCCANMVLSYASFSEALAHVEASRLSALLASVPLGTLAAVHAASLLAPSLFAPEAVTVTGIIGAALVVCGSLMSSLAKS
- a CDS encoding GNAT family N-acetyltransferase encodes the protein MIAVRAGRRDDVAFVFDCIHALAVFEKLEHQFTGSARALEEHLFGASPSCELLVAEKDGRPGGYALFFTTYSTFLTRPGLFLEDLFVLEKERGSGVGRSLLTALAAITVERGCGRLEWSVLDWNERAIRFYRSLGAAPVTGWTPYRIEAEALAALARRDPLGE